One Beggiatoa leptomitoformis DNA segment encodes these proteins:
- a CDS encoding IS5 family transposase (programmed frameshift), with translation MSRRYALTDEQWSKLEPLLPGRKGHVGMTAKDNRLFIDAVLFRYRSGIPWRDLPERFGDFRVVHTRFSRWSKKGVWERVFKILSADADNEYAMIDSTIVRAHQHSSGGGADEAIGRSAGGLSTKINSVVDALGNPTLFFLTAGQASDLEGADALIPQIKANALLADKAYDADERVRDVLKQKSIEPVIPFRKNRLNPPDYDKVLYKARYLIEHFFGKLKQYRAIATRYDKRARNFLSGVYLASTLILLA, from the exons TCGTCGCTATGCCTTAACCGATGAACAATGGTCAAAACTAGAACCGCTACTCCCTGGACGTAAAGGACATGTCGGGATGACGGCTAAAGATAACCGCTTGTTTATTGATGCCGTTCTATTCCGTTATCGCAGTGGCATTCCTTGGCGCGACCTCCCCGAACGCTTTGGTGATTTCCGTGTCGTCCATACCCGCTTCAGTCGTTGGTCTAAAAAAGGTGTCTGGGAACGTGTTTTCAAGATACTAAGTGCCGATGCCGATAATGAATATGCCATGATAGACAGCACAATAGTTAGAGCGCATCAACATAGTAGTGGTGGTGGTGCAGATGAAGCCATTGGACGTAGCGCAGGGGGTTTAAGTACCAAGATTAACTCCGTTGTTGACGCACTGGGCAATCCGACCCTTTTTT TTTTGACTGCGGGACAGGCAAGCGACCTTGAAGGGGCTGATGCTCTTATTCCTCAGATAAAGGCAAACGCTTTATTGGCTGATAAGGCTTATGATGCTGATGAACGGGTTAGAGATGTTTTAAAACAGAAAAGCATAGAACCTGTGATTCCGTTCAGGAAAAATCGTTTAAATCCACCTGATTATGATAAAGTCCTTTATAAGGCACGTTATTTAATCGAGCATTTCTTCGGTAAATTAAAGCAATACCGCGCCATAGCTACACGATATGATAAACGCGCTAGGAAT